Proteins from one Pongo abelii isolate AG06213 chromosome 7, NHGRI_mPonAbe1-v2.0_pri, whole genome shotgun sequence genomic window:
- the GOLGA7 gene encoding golgin subfamily A member 7 isoform X2, whose product MRPQQAPVSGKVFIQRDYSSGTRCQFQTKFPAELENRIDRQQFEETVRTLNNLYAEAEKLGGQSYLEGCLACLTAYTIFLCMETHYEKVLKKVSKYIQEQNEKIYAPQGLLLTDPIERGLRVFRLKLPFMKTEA is encoded by the exons ATGAGGCCGCAGCAGGCGCCGGTGTCCGGAAAGGTGTTCATTCAGCGAGACTACAGCAGTGGCACACGCTGCCAGTTCCAGACCAAGTTCCCTGCGGAGCTGGAGAACAGG ATTGATAGGCAGCAGTTTGAAGAAACAGTTCGAACTCTAAATAACCTTTATGCAGAAGCAGAAAAGCTCGGCGGCCAATCATATCTCGAAGGTTGTTTGGCTTGTTTAACAGCATATACCATCTTCCTATGCATGGAAACTCATTATGAGAAG GTTCTGAAGAAAGTCTCCAAATACATTCAAGAGCAGAATGAGAAGATCTATGCTCCACAAGGCCTCCTCCTGACAGACCCCATTGAGCGAGGACTGCGAGTT